The stretch of DNA CGATCGGGGTTCTTTCGTCATCGTCACGACGGACGCGAACATGCTCGCGGCGCAGGTCCACTCCCGCATGCCCGCAGTCCTCGGGCAGGAGAGGGAGGCGGCATGGCTTGCCGGGGACGACCCGGCCGGACTCCTCGTGCCCGTCCCGGCAGAGACGATGACCTCGGCCCCGGTGGGGGGCAGGGTCAATGACCCGGCAAACGACGACCCCTCCCTCATCGCGCCCCTGGCACAGACGCAATGGTGGTGAATCAGGGGAGGGGCGATCGGCCGAGGTCGCGGAGGCGGTCGAGGTACTGCACCCGCCGCGCCTCATATATCGATCCCCTCCGACCGTACGGCACGTACTCGGAGACCTTCCAGCCGTCCGCGGCCATCGCCGTCTTGGTCTGGTCGGCAAGGCCCATCAGAAAGCCGAACTCCACCAGGTCGCGGCTCTCCGCATGTGCGGTCAGCCACGCCACCAGGTCGGGGTCATGGGTCCCCACCGAGAAGGGCGTGCGGGAGGAGAGGAGTGAGGCGGCGATGGCGCGGAACTGCCTCTGGATCAGGCCGAAGTCGCGGGTGTCGCCGAGGTATGCCCCCTTGACGAGCCGCGGCCTGATCCCGGCCCCCTCCATCGCCCGGAGGTCTCCGGCGGCCCTCTGGAGATAGGCCTGGACGGCCAGCGTCACCGCGTGCCCCTCCCCGGCAACGCGGCCTGCCGCTGCAAGGGTGAAATCGACAAGGTTTCGCCCTTCCATGTCGATCTCAACCCCGACTCCCCGCCTCTTCCCTTCGGCCATGATGCGTCCCAGGTGCGCCGTGCACCCGTCCCGGTCGAAGACCGCACCCAGCGCGGAGAGTTTCACCGCGACCGAGGCGTCGAGCGCGTGCGCCTCGACGGCCCTGACAGCGGCGCGGCACTCTGATCCTGCGTCCCGGGAGGCGTCACGGTCCTGCACGTACTCGCCGAGGGGGCTGATGCTGCAGCTGATGCCCTGACGATTCCTCTCTTCGCACCATCGCACCGCCTCGTCGAGGTCGGGAAGAAACCAGCGCCTGTCAGGACCTGCCATGACCGGGAATGGGCAGGGAGAGGGGAAAAAGGTTGGGTCAGAGGGAGGTCCGTGCCTGCTCCCTGAGGAAGGAGAGGAGATAGTACGGCCCTCCCACCCCTTTGCCGGTCGACCCGCTCGCCATCCACCCGCCGAAGGACTGGTACCCCGGCCAGGCGCCGGTCGTCGCCCCGCCCTCTCTGTTCGCATAGCAGACGCCCGCACGGATGGTGTCGAAGAAGTACCTCACCTCGTCCTCGTCTTCGGAGAAGATGCCGGCTGTCAGGCCGTACTCCGTGTCATTGGCGAGGACGAGGGCTTCCTCCAGCGTCGTGAAGGTGCGGGCGCAGAGGAAGGGCACGAAGAGTTCTTTTTTCATCAGAGGGTGGTCCTGCGGGAGGCCGGCGGCGATGGTCGGGCGCACATAATAGCCCCGGGCCAGGTCGCCGTCGCGGAGCACCTCCCCGCCGGTGAGGATATGCCCGCCGTCCTGCCGGCAGAGGGCGACGGCGTCCTCGTAGGTCTGCAGGGCATGCGCCGAGATGAGCGGCCCGAAGAAAGTGTCCCGCCGCCGCGGGTCGCCGACCACCAGGTCTGCCGTCCGCCTGATCAGCGCCCGGCCGAACTCCTCGACCACGCTCTCCTGGATATAGAGACGCGACGTGGAACTGCACTTCTGCCCGCCATAACCGAAGGCGGCCCGCACCACTCCCCCGGCGGCCTTCTCAAGGTCGGCCTTGTCCGTGACGATGCAGGGGTTCTTGCCCCCCATCTCGGTGATCACGGGTTTCGGGTAGTGCTGCTTTACGGCAAAAGCGCGCTGGAGCCACATCCCGGCCTCGTGCGACCCGGTGAAGGCGATGCCGTCGACGTCGGGGTGGGTGGTGACGACCTCGCCGAAGGTGGCGCCCGGCCCGGTGACGAGGTTGACGGCGCCCGGCGGGACGCCCGCCGCCTCGAATGCCTCGTACAGCCTGATGCAGGAGAGAGGCGCGGCGCTCGACGGTTTCA from Methanofollis sp. encodes:
- a CDS encoding proline dehydrogenase family protein, which encodes MAGPDRRWFLPDLDEAVRWCEERNRQGISCSISPLGEYVQDRDASRDAGSECRAAVRAVEAHALDASVAVKLSALGAVFDRDGCTAHLGRIMAEGKRRGVGVEIDMEGRNLVDFTLAAAGRVAGEGHAVTLAVQAYLQRAAGDLRAMEGAGIRPRLVKGAYLGDTRDFGLIQRQFRAIAASLLSSRTPFSVGTHDPDLVAWLTAHAESRDLVEFGFLMGLADQTKTAMAADGWKVSEYVPYGRRGSIYEARRVQYLDRLRDLGRSPLP
- a CDS encoding aldehyde dehydrogenase family protein, translating into MMKQKITYVSLESDESMHQFYDAALAEVERTLGHRHPLYIGGKEFAPVDEFVVRSPIDRDIVIGHFQKAGKNEAEAAIRVAKGAFPAWSRTDPEERVETIGRVADILEGEIFALAALITLESGKTRTEALAEVGEAIDMIRYHCLVYDRANSFVFRMTPEVRGGMNYSVMRPHGVWAVISPFNFPLDLATGMASAALLTGNTIVMKPSSAAPLSCIRLYEAFEAAGVPPGAVNLVTGPGATFGEVVTTHPDVDGIAFTGSHEAGMWLQRAFAVKQHYPKPVITEMGGKNPCIVTDKADLEKAAGGVVRAAFGYGGQKCSSTSRLYIQESVVEEFGRALIRRTADLVVGDPRRRDTFFGPLISAHALQTYEDAVALCRQDGGHILTGGEVLRDGDLARGYYVRPTIAAGLPQDHPLMKKELFVPFLCARTFTTLEEALVLANDTEYGLTAGIFSEDEDEVRYFFDTIRAGVCYANREGGATTGAWPGYQSFGGWMASGSTGKGVGGPYYLLSFLREQARTSL